A stretch of the Ornithodoros turicata isolate Travis chromosome 4, ASM3712646v1, whole genome shotgun sequence genome encodes the following:
- the LOC135391023 gene encoding hydroxysteroid dehydrogenase-like protein 2 isoform X1 gives MSSARKETIMAAPAVSAETVEGVFSMITVYINDELVNKIGGVFVFDVKGEPESWYVDLKNGKGAVGKGQPPEGKADVTFIMDRDTFIKMFTGNLNPTNAFMAGKLALKGDLPMAMRLDKLMGEMRSKL, from the exons ATGTCGTCTGCTCGGAAAG AAACCATCATGGCTGCTCCAGCAGTGTCGGCGGAAACTGTGGAGGGTGTCTTCAGTATGATCACAGTCTACATCAATGATGAACTAGTCAACAAAATAGGaggtgtttttgtcttcgaTGTCAAAG GTGAACCGGAGTCCTGGTACGTTGACCTGAAGAATGGCAAAGGAGCCGTTGGCAAAGGCCAGCCACCGGAAGGAAAGGCCGACGTCACCTTCATTATGGACAGAGACACTTTCATCAAAATGTTTACGGGAAATTTAAACCCCACCAATGCTTTCATGGCGGGAAAGCTCGCACTCAAGGGTGACCTTCCGATGGCCATGAGACTAGATAAACTGATGGGTGAGATGCGGTCAAAACTGTGA
- the LOC135391023 gene encoding hydroxysteroid dehydrogenase-like protein 2 isoform X2: MAAPAVSAETVEGVFSMITVYINDELVNKIGGVFVFDVKGEPESWYVDLKNGKGAVGKGQPPEGKADVTFIMDRDTFIKMFTGNLNPTNAFMAGKLALKGDLPMAMRLDKLMGEMRSKL; encoded by the exons ATGGCTGCTCCAGCAGTGTCGGCGGAAACTGTGGAGGGTGTCTTCAGTATGATCACAGTCTACATCAATGATGAACTAGTCAACAAAATAGGaggtgtttttgtcttcgaTGTCAAAG GTGAACCGGAGTCCTGGTACGTTGACCTGAAGAATGGCAAAGGAGCCGTTGGCAAAGGCCAGCCACCGGAAGGAAAGGCCGACGTCACCTTCATTATGGACAGAGACACTTTCATCAAAATGTTTACGGGAAATTTAAACCCCACCAATGCTTTCATGGCGGGAAAGCTCGCACTCAAGGGTGACCTTCCGATGGCCATGAGACTAGATAAACTGATGGGTGAGATGCGGTCAAAACTGTGA